A portion of the Nitrospira sp. genome contains these proteins:
- a CDS encoding HigA family addiction module antitoxin → MSIPNKSSRKVRPTHPGEMLREDFLPDYGLTVSGFAKAIGVSRQTVNEVLRERRAVSPEMALRLSRLFGNTPEFWLNAQGAVYLWEAARQAKGKINRISPLTAA, encoded by the coding sequence ATGAGTATCCCCAACAAAAGTTCGCGAAAGGTGCGCCCCACTCATCCTGGTGAAATGCTGCGTGAAGATTTCCTTCCGGATTATGGATTGACCGTATCGGGCTTTGCCAAGGCCATTGGGGTTTCGCGGCAGACGGTGAATGAGGTGCTTCGGGAACGGCGGGCTGTGAGTCCTGAGATGGCGCTTCGGCTGTCTCGATTATTCGGCAATACCCCCGAGTTTTGGTTGAACGCCCAGGGGGCAGTATATTTGTGGGAGGCAGCTAGACAAGCCAAGGGCAAAATCAATCGCATTTCGCCACTGACTGCAGCCTGA
- a CDS encoding small ribosomal subunit Rsm22 family protein, giving the protein MHGPKGRLSAPLSPLVLKVMDQVARTVAGAPAAGIPSTVAQLSHLFTKGRGSLASRYLDESSNVAAYIAYFMPVNLSKVQVLLEELPPDAPLNEGRRGLRLLDLGAGPGTGSLAVLDWLCQSHPEAAGRLSALAVDSSGEALRRAGELWNRYCDEAGISGAGLIRCQADLERPEKTAWRDRVKQKAPFDLILLANCLNELHLDASDPIVARAELLAELLQWLSPHGTLMLLEPALRETARGLHRVRDRLLREKRCTVYSPCLHEQDCPALRHPDDWCHEERAWNPPAHIQEIDEAVGFIKDSLKFSYLLLRTDGTTIAQRSPHTFRIVSELRELKGDTRAWVCNELGRSEIGRLDRAASETNVAWGDCQRGAIVQIEGLKRKDGATLARIPSEGIVQIVRPV; this is encoded by the coding sequence ATGCACGGACCGAAAGGCCGCCTCTCGGCGCCTCTGTCCCCTCTTGTGCTCAAAGTCATGGATCAGGTCGCTCGGACAGTGGCTGGGGCTCCTGCCGCCGGGATCCCTTCCACCGTCGCACAGCTTTCCCACCTGTTCACCAAAGGTAGAGGGTCTTTGGCGTCCCGCTATCTCGACGAATCGTCCAATGTTGCAGCCTACATCGCCTATTTCATGCCGGTAAATCTGTCGAAGGTGCAGGTCCTGCTCGAGGAGCTGCCGCCGGACGCACCATTGAACGAAGGCAGAAGGGGCTTGCGACTCCTCGACCTGGGAGCAGGCCCTGGGACCGGTAGCCTGGCCGTGCTCGACTGGCTTTGCCAAAGTCATCCTGAAGCGGCCGGGCGTCTCTCGGCCCTGGCCGTGGATTCCTCCGGCGAAGCATTGCGGCGAGCGGGTGAACTCTGGAACCGGTATTGCGACGAAGCAGGAATTTCAGGGGCAGGACTCATCCGATGCCAGGCCGATCTGGAGCGACCCGAGAAAACGGCGTGGCGCGACAGGGTCAAGCAAAAAGCCCCGTTCGATCTCATCCTCCTGGCCAACTGTCTGAACGAACTCCACCTCGATGCGTCGGATCCCATCGTCGCGCGAGCCGAGCTACTCGCGGAGCTCCTGCAGTGGCTTTCCCCTCATGGCACCTTGATGCTGCTTGAGCCTGCGCTTCGGGAAACAGCCAGGGGGCTCCATCGTGTCCGGGACCGTTTGCTGCGAGAGAAGCGATGCACCGTCTACAGTCCCTGCCTGCACGAACAAGACTGTCCCGCGTTGAGACATCCCGACGACTGGTGCCATGAAGAGCGAGCATGGAATCCGCCGGCTCATATTCAAGAAATTGATGAAGCAGTTGGATTCATCAAGGACTCGCTGAAGTTTTCATATCTCCTGCTCCGAACCGATGGAACTACGATCGCGCAGCGCTCGCCTCACACCTTCCGCATCGTCAGCGAGCTGCGTGAATTGAAAGGGGACACGCGAGCCTGGGTGTGCAACGAGTTGGGACGCTCCGAAATCGGCCGGCTGGATCGGGCAGCATCGGAGACGAATGTCGCATGGGGTGATTGTCAGCGTGGGGCGATCGTGCAGATCGAGGGCCTGAAGCGAAAAGACGGGGCGACGCTGGCCAGAATCCCGAGCGAAGGAATCGTCCAGATCGTCAGGCCCGTGTGA